The following proteins are encoded in a genomic region of Betaproteobacteria bacterium:
- a CDS encoding PqqD family peptide modification chaperone, whose product MSGDLHSPSWYRVAGLRPRLKSHAEVHRHHYRGHLWYVLQDRASRRMYRFNPSAWQVIGLLDGERTVQDAWDLACHRLGDDAPTQDETIRLLGQLHGADLLQSEIAPDVDELLRRYTKQEKGKWWRNLRNPMSVKLPLIDPDRFLQRTYPYYSWIFSVWGLLLWLALIGAASVAAASHWRELTENVADRILAPGNLLGMLLIFPFVKIIHEFGHACSVRARGGEVHEMGVMFLVFLPIPYVDASASSAFRSKWHRFLVGGAGMMAELALASLAMFLWLAVEPGIVRAICFNVMLIAGISTVLFNGNPLLRYDGYYMFADLIEIPNLGPRGNRFLGYLVQRYGFGAREMQAPEATPGEKRWFVFYSITSFVYRQFITFAIVLFVATQYFVIGVILAIWAAISSILFPLGKGLAHVANGRNLRRRRNRALAVTGSAVVALLLLLFALPFPVWTRTEGVLWVPEQSVVRAGADGFVLKVEASPGAQVGNGVTLFRLEDPLLEPQERILVARLTELDSQLRNMQVQDRVQAQIVKEEISYTEKELARVRERLSALTVTAPSAGRFVVPEPADMPARFGRKGEQLGFVAPRDRRLVRVVVEQDDVDLVRSHTNAIKVRLAEKVPEVLPASVLREVPAASGELPSLALSERGGGRIALDPRQTERPTALNPVFHFELNMPPSQDELHIGGRVHVLFEHDAEPLGNQAWRGLRRLFLRRFTV is encoded by the coding sequence ATGAGCGGTGATCTTCACAGCCCGTCGTGGTACCGCGTCGCGGGCCTCAGGCCGCGGCTCAAGAGCCATGCGGAAGTCCACCGGCACCACTACCGGGGACATCTCTGGTACGTGCTCCAGGACCGCGCCTCGCGCAGGATGTACCGGTTCAATCCGTCTGCGTGGCAGGTGATCGGACTGCTCGACGGCGAGCGCACCGTCCAGGACGCATGGGATCTCGCCTGTCACCGGCTCGGTGACGATGCACCGACGCAGGACGAGACGATCCGCCTGCTGGGCCAGCTCCACGGGGCGGATCTGCTGCAGAGCGAGATCGCTCCGGACGTCGACGAACTGCTTCGCCGCTACACCAAGCAGGAAAAGGGAAAGTGGTGGCGCAATCTCCGCAATCCGATGTCGGTCAAACTGCCGCTCATCGATCCCGATCGCTTCCTCCAGCGAACGTACCCTTACTACAGCTGGATCTTTTCGGTCTGGGGCCTGCTTCTCTGGCTCGCTCTGATCGGCGCTGCTTCGGTCGCGGCCGCTTCCCATTGGCGGGAACTCACCGAGAATGTGGCGGACCGCATTCTCGCCCCCGGCAACCTGCTGGGAATGCTGCTGATCTTTCCCTTCGTGAAGATCATCCACGAGTTCGGCCACGCTTGCTCCGTGCGCGCGCGGGGAGGCGAAGTCCACGAGATGGGCGTGATGTTCCTCGTGTTCCTGCCGATTCCCTACGTCGACGCCTCGGCGTCGTCGGCGTTCCGCAGCAAGTGGCATCGCTTCCTCGTGGGCGGAGCCGGCATGATGGCCGAACTGGCGCTGGCGTCGCTCGCCATGTTCCTGTGGCTCGCCGTCGAACCGGGAATCGTTCGAGCCATCTGTTTCAACGTGATGCTGATCGCAGGCATTTCCACCGTCCTGTTCAACGGTAATCCGCTCCTGCGTTACGACGGGTACTACATGTTCGCGGACCTGATCGAGATTCCCAATCTCGGACCGCGCGGCAATCGCTTTCTCGGCTATCTGGTGCAGCGCTACGGGTTCGGTGCACGCGAGATGCAGGCCCCCGAGGCCACGCCTGGCGAGAAGCGCTGGTTCGTCTTCTACAGCATCACGTCCTTCGTCTACCGTCAGTTCATCACGTTCGCCATCGTTCTCTTCGTCGCGACGCAATACTTCGTGATCGGAGTGATCCTCGCCATCTGGGCTGCCATCAGCTCGATCCTTTTCCCGCTGGGCAAGGGCCTGGCCCACGTCGCGAATGGCCGCAATCTGCGCCGGCGCCGCAACCGTGCCCTGGCCGTCACCGGGAGCGCCGTGGTCGCGCTGCTCCTTCTTCTGTTCGCGCTGCCGTTTCCGGTGTGGACACGCACGGAAGGCGTTCTGTGGGTGCCTGAGCAGTCGGTCGTGCGTGCGGGGGCGGACGGATTCGTGCTGAAGGTCGAAGCGTCTCCCGGTGCGCAGGTCGGCAACGGCGTCACGCTGTTCCGTCTGGAGGATCCTCTGCTGGAACCGCAGGAACGGATCCTGGTGGCGCGCCTGACCGAACTCGATTCGCAGCTTCGCAACATGCAGGTCCAGGACCGCGTCCAGGCCCAGATCGTCAAGGAAGAGATCTCGTACACGGAAAAGGAGCTTGCGCGGGTGCGGGAGCGGCTGTCCGCGCTGACCGTGACCGCTCCTTCGGCGGGTCGATTCGTCGTGCCCGAGCCGGCGGACATGCCGGCGAGATTCGGGCGCAAGGGAGAACAGCTGGGCTTCGTCGCGCCCAGGGATCGCAGGCTCGTACGGGTGGTCGTCGAGCAGGACGACGTGGATCTGGTCCGTTCACATACGAACGCCATCAAGGTGCGCCTGGCGGAGAAGGTCCCGGAGGTGCTGCCGGCAAGCGTGCTCCGGGAAGTGCCTGCGGCGTCGGGAGAGCTGCCAAGTCTGGCGCTCTCCGAGAGGGGCGGTGGCAGGATCGCGCTGGATCCGCGGCAGACCGAACGTCCGACGGCGCTCAACCCGGTCTTCCACTTCGAGCTCAACATGCCGCCCAGCCAGGACGAACTGCACATCGGAGGCCGGGTGCACGTGCTGTTCGAGCACGATGCAGAGCCGCTTGGCAACCAGGCGTGGCGCGGCCTCCGGCGGTTGTTCCTGCGCCGGTTCACTGTCTGA